The Quercus robur chromosome 3, dhQueRobu3.1, whole genome shotgun sequence DNA segment CGatatttacttgttacattatacttgtccttttatcacttgatttacCATGAGGGTTTAATGTGTTTTATGCAAGTGTTTCAGAttacaggtatatatgttcTAAGTTCATCATAGCTTCTacatttaggtgtgagtgagattttccattgttcccaaactcatgtTTAAGTCAAGAGTCTGTTATAGGAtattttgtcatggaatagccaaaaggggagattgtgaagttgtgatttacaactatgttttatgttggctttattccatgacaaattattgtatttgctttaatttttttccttatattttgtgggattttattgtattgggtttagtattaagttggtgaagaattgagaatgaaatgaaaaatcaGTGCAATTTTGTGACTAACTCGCGAGAAGAGTATCCCGTGAAAAGGGCACATGAGAAGCACAtgttggaagctgaagagttgTGCTAGGCTGTCGTTTTTGCGAGTGTCTTGCGGGTAAAGCCTTCCTACAAAGTACTCGCAAAACTTTTtgcctggaggatttttaagtgtgactttcttacccttcactcATACAATATATACTCTTGTTACCCACAAAAATTGTAAGGAggtcattcagagagaaaaaccctagatacgttttctacaacacacacccatcttttagagagagagctactaatccttagtgagaaatcattctagcctcttctctttctctctcccattgtcataccttgagaggagatttgtacttAAACATAACCCACAAATTTTCAGAGTGTAGAAAGTGTTTTGGAGCTCgggaagctttggggatttgccaaaaaaagcctatgaggcttggcggatgcaatcgggtaTATTGCTGGATCTAGAGAGCTAGAGAAACAAGGCTTCGTTAAGTCAAAtggtagtaggagcttggagggtcttttgttattcgtgtactccaactatattctctagtggattgatttaccccttggagggcggtggagaaaattttttccgagttcttcggtttcctcttcgataacacatctcagtgttatcttgtggttgcatctctcttcccttacttttatgctttacttttattgtttgtttttcatgttcatgcactagagtagttatCGGTTTattgcgcttcatttactcttgttccacacttagataagttagagtaaaatcgctgtaatttttaattgggggtctaaacaagcacTTGTATTTCACACAATTTGGAGCTTTCAGGGATGATATGCCATGATTGAATGCTTTAGATGCATGTTAAAGTGTGTGAGAGTTAGAATAACATGTTAAAAGaccctttaatgagattaagatttGGAACACAGTGAGTGGAGGCTGACCCACAAGTCGGGTGGGGTTGGGTGCTTAAGACCTTCCTATCCCCATGCCTACACTATAGACATGTGCTCTGGTAAAGATTAGTCCTTCCACAAGAGCACTATATTTATGATTcttagacctaatctaggtggcgaCTCTATTTACACCTTTGTCATGGTCAACCCAAGGCCAAAGCATACTTCCCACGATTTTTGGGGAAACCTAAAAGCTTGTCATGTGTGCTTGCGTCCACGGTCATGAATTTTTTTAGGGGGAGGGTTTGTATATGACATGactaaaaaaattccttaatgAAGGAGTGGTactggaatatatatatatatatatatatatatatatataaaataaaaaggagatgTAGCTGTAGTTtccatttatttaaaatttttgtatgttagaTCACCAAGGAGGTTAAATtttgttgggttatagattgacccTGGTTAATTAAGACAACTATcaaagttgattaattaggccAACTTACATACAAATCGTGAAGGCATATACAAATCACAAAATGAACTAAGTGTagcgaaaattaaattgacacggtgatttgttgacaaatggggaaacCCTCTCGCAAGGCAAAAAGCCCATTAGGTgtttttcaagtcaccacttcTAAGAATCACTAATCAAGaatcaagtggttacaagtataaggaatcttaccactaccctggactatcccaaaataccaacctacagatGAACttttactccaatacccaattggacttaatcATGTAGAGACTTCTTCACTGTTTGTATAAATCCTAGTACATAACTAACTTCTTTGCTCGaatccaagtacatgactaactccacatCAACTCTTTAATTGTTATAGATGCAacagcttcacatagaaacaccactAAGATCTCCAATGGTTGGTGCTAGAGattttgcttggttacaaaacctaaAGGTGCACAAGAAATGCAGCAAGATCTCTTTCTTCTATAGGAGGAGTCTAGGGTTTCAATAAGAAAACCTTATGGAGCATTCtaggattagggttttctttctccTTGCCTCCCTATTTATATAGGATCTTAATGGGCCTCTTAATGAGTTCTCCTATTCCTGTTAGGTTTACACAAACTTTGGGCTCTTCAAATCTTATTAGGATTATacaaacctataaaaaaaatagcccCTTAGAATAAAATGTTGTTGCCTATGTCTTGAAATTTTTTGCCTCAAAAGATTGTGATGTATTGAGCCAAGTACTGAgtttcattaaatctcgatagctcGACAGGTATCAAGGAGGTATCGAGACTTGCATATTCAGCTTTTCTTGAGTAGTTCTTGAGCAATCTTTATGTCTTCAATGAAACCACTTGTCATGATAATCTTGAACCCACTTAGATCTGCTCAATTAGAAGTTAAGTGTGTTTTCTTGTTGGATATGccaatacataaaaaatatgaccctaacaaatTTAATCTCAAACCATTGATATTGAACCATActtttatattgttatattgttgtgaaattataaTATGTAGAAAaagctgctttttttttttttttggcatgttaTCCCATTAGATTATAAAATCCACTAAAGTTGAAACTATTTGTGTTTGGCGTGGCTTTTGGAGTCTAGATCTGTCTTCTCCAGCAAACACTTCAGCCCAGAGATGTTTGCAAAAGCTTTGCAAGAGTTTCTTTATGTTGTCTTGCGCTGAGTTCCCCACCCTCAGTTCATCATCTTCTCCAATCAAGTATAACCTTCTCTAGAtgcctatttatttatttattttaatgacgTATTGGTAAGCTATAATAGTAAGCTATATTAATTAAGGccataaaataaatcaatgcatcaaaattatattttttattaaagaaaaaccataaataaGAACTTTTCGTGGGAGTAGAATTGATtatctctcatatatatatcaaagaaaaaacaggGGGATAAAAAACTCTTGGTGATCAGTGCTCTTAACTCTTCGATCTCTGTGTGGGAGTTTAAGAGTGTATCACTTAAGTCTCTCATACTACACAAAtagaaaaatctctctctctcaataactaaaaaaagaaaaactaaagacTAAAATCAAATGGCCCAAACAAATCAAACTCAAACCTTAGAATTTTATACTCACTGCTAGAAACTTTGTCATTCTCTGCAATGGCTTGAAATTTGCTGTGATTCAAATCTTTTCTCCCTTCATGTTTAGCTTTAAGCTCTCgctccatttcttttttctctttaagctattaaaattttgttttatcatggATGTGGAAAGAGACATAGAAGTGATAGAGCATAACACTGTCACCCACTCATACTTTATTTttagtcttttatttttatttcttttctctttctaaacGTATTACATAGCAAATGAGAGAGTGACCCACGTGAAGTAGAAGTCTTTTGCtttataacttaaaaattatCACAGATATTGCTAAGTTGATGTATATCACATTAATCCATTTTTTGTTAGTgatattaatttattgaataatgtaattaattaatttttatttgcgCAAGTTTAGATTATAAAACGGTCGCAATATTAGTAAAGCTGGAAGTTTGCTATTGGTAAACTAGGTTTTATTATTCTaagttaagattttatttttagttacattataattttctattatgaatcttgttttatttattcataagTACTTGTTCATTATAAATGTCCAcatatgaaaaactaaaaatagaagttgaaatctaaaatagtatttatggataaatttgttactaatatttaaatatataaaatgccCTATTTAAAACCTTCGCCTTAGGTCGTGAAAGTTGTTGAGTTGACCTTGAGTGTAAAGTAAAAAGTGAGATTGTGGTTCAAGACCCTTGGTAGTCGtgtaatatttaaataattacaataataagGAAAAACTGTAGTAAACTATCTTCAAACAAGAAATATTATCCACCTCTCTGAATGCCACCATTGGGAGCCCACTAATAATCTACTAAGCAGCATCAGGCATAAgatatttgttatgaaaaagAGAACAGAAAGGCCAATATTAGACATTTTAAAATTTgccattctttttcttaatcAGATCTGCAAATGATGGTGTACTGAAGCCTTGGTTGAAGAAGAGATCAAAGAGGTGTAGATGCATATTTTCCGTCAAGTGAACCCCGTCAAAGTTAATGTGGATGCTGGAGTCCTTGCAAGTAGAGGTGCCAAAAACTCCACAAAGGAGGTTCGGTAGATAGTTGAATGGTCCTCCCCCAGATCCACAACATGCCTTGAAGGGTTCTTTAAACTGGTACTGTCGGTGCTTTTCTAGTATTGTTTTGAATGCACTGTAGTAATCAATATATAGGACCATAGAATCTTTGTAATGGATTCGAATTTCATCCAATCTCTTTTGGAGAAGATCGTTGTGACCCTTTATTACCAAGTTGGCACTCGCTGAACACCCATTTTGATCACGGTCATTTGAGGGACATGTTGTTAATTGCAATGGAAGGCACCCTATTGGTGGGATCCCTTGAACAACAAGGAACTTTGCACCCTTGTCCAATAGTGCCTGTCAACAGAAAGCAGGCTTAATATGACTATTCCAACATTAACTTCACCGTAACATtcattctttctcttatatGCAATGCACCATTTTGTGAAGTGTCTTGATCAAATGTTTAGGTTGGAAGAACCCATTgagatactatttttttttccttataacaAGTTAAGGCTAtatgctacttttttttttatctatttgtaATATTATGCTTGTTAgaataatagtgaaattattaaattcatcattttttaaatcaatttaagCTTTTGACATAAATGGTAGTTTATTAATGCTTACCAATGCAAGTGTGCAGATGTGATCAACAGCTTGCTTTGTGAATTGGTTATTGACAATAGCAGGGCCAATGGAAGAGGCAAAAAGACGAGCATAGTCATTGCCACCCATCTCACCAATCCAAAAGAGAGCTTTCCCAAGCTCTGATTTGCATGCATCCTCAtcttttcccttgcattctctCTCCCCAACAAAGCTATCGAACCAATCAAGTTGAGTTAGTATACTCTCTGGATTTTGTTTCCACATTAGGGGATTACCAAAGTTGAAATGACCAAATAGATCATTTGAAAGAGCCGTTGATCCGGCTATTGCAAAGTTTGCACCACTTGAGAAGTTTGCGGAAGAGTCTTTATAGGCTGACAAATGTGGTATGTGGAGAGTTTCACATAGGAAATCAATGACCAAGCGGCCATTAGATAGTCGATAACCGGATAAGTTTGAACTCTCTGATGAGGAATATGGGGACCAAGCTTGAGAGAATAAATTGCTAATGAAGGATTTGAGAGTACCCAAGTAGTAAGCATTTCCAGTGTCTGTGTTAGAATCGCCGAAAGCATAAACCTTGTTGAAGCAACCTTTGAAATCAACTCTTGCTTGGAAACCAATAGGAGGTGGTGTGCTTTTATGGCTCTTGTTATGAGCATATGTAGGAGACAAGGATAACAAAAGGATGAAGCATGAAATTTGAAGAAACATGTACTTGGAGTTTGCCATTTTATGACTCAACAAAGGATCTT contains these protein-coding regions:
- the LOC126719757 gene encoding GDSL esterase/lipase At3g48460-like, producing MANSKYMFLQISCFILLLSLSPTYAHNKSHKSTPPPIGFQARVDFKGCFNKVYAFGDSNTDTGNAYYLGTLKSFISNLFSQAWSPYSSSESSNLSGYRLSNGRLVIDFLCETLHIPHLSAYKDSSANFSSGANFAIAGSTALSNDLFGHFNFGNPLMWKQNPESILTQLDWFDSFVGERECKGKDEDACKSELGKALFWIGEMGGNDYARLFASSIGPAIVNNQFTKQAVDHICTLALALLDKGAKFLVVQGIPPIGCLPLQLTTCPSNDRDQNGCSASANLVIKGHNDLLQKRLDEIRIHYKDSMVLYIDYYSAFKTILEKHRQYQFKEPFKACCGSGGGPFNYLPNLLCGVFGTSTCKDSSIHINFDGVHLTENMHLHLFDLFFNQGFSTPSFADLIKKKNGKF